AGTTTAACCTGGAAGTTCCACTATCCACCAAAATAGACTCTTTTGGCAATATAAAACGCTGGTCCTGGAAGATAGGGGCAGCTTATGCAAAGATGGAAAATAGAGGGTATGAAGAACCCTTATTCCCGACTGAAATGCTCAATGCGGAAATGGGACTTCAATACCTGACCTCATTAAGGAAAAATTGGTCTCTATTGACTTTCGCCTCCGTTGGGATTTATTCAGACCTCGTCAAAGTAAATGGTAAGGATGTACTGGGGCAGGGGGGAGTGCTTTTTATCAAAAAATTTAGACCGAATTTAGCTTTTGGTTTTGGCCCTGTGTTGAGCAATAGTTTTGGCGTGCCAATGATCTTACCTGGCTTGTATTTTGATTGGAAAACAAATGGAAAAGTGAAGTTCAATGTGAATTTCCCACAGGGTCTTTCCGCATCCTATAACCTCAATGAATTGGTTGATCTTCGTGCTGTCGTTAATTTAGATGGTATGACTGCAGAGCGAGAAAAGAATGGGAAATCTACTTTGGCCGGTTTTATGTTATTGACAGCTGGGCTTCAGCCTCAGTTCAATTTGGGCAAGAGCCTTAAGCTCCAGCTGACCGGCGGAAGCACACTCGCTAGATTGTATGTAGAAAATGATAGGTCGCTGAAAAGTTTATTCAAGAACAAAAGTCAGGCGGATCCTCGGTTTTCTCCAACCTTCTATACTTCCGTAGCACTTAAATGGAATATGCCTTAATCATCGGCTGAGGAGCTTCTTAAAAACAACATTTTGGAGAAGCTCCTCTCTTTTTGTACGCGATATCGGTAATTCTTGTTCCTGTATATATACTCTCCCTCCAGTAATGATATCAATGTGGTTTACATTGACTAGGTAGGATTTGTGAATACGAAAAAAATGGTTGCCGGGTAATGCCTCTTCCAAAGCTAACATGGTTTGATGGATTGTAATTGTACGTTCTTTAAAGTGAAGTTTTGTATAATTTTGCATACTTTCCGCGTACAGAATATCTGTCCAGGAGATTTTAACAAAAGCATCCCCCTGTCTTACAAATAACATATTGTCATTCGGACTACTTTCCTGTAAGGGTTTGTTCCGCTGTACAAAAAGCTGATAAGCTTTGGTGCTGGCCTGATAGAAACGCTGGAAAATTATAGGTTTGAGCAGGTAATCAACAGCTTGAAGTCTGAATCCTTCCAAAGCATATTCTGAATAAGCTGTGATGAAGATGCATAAAGGCGGGTTTTCAAGGGAGTCTAAAAAGTCTATACCATTGAGATAGGGCATATTAATATCTAAAAAAATAAGATCTATATCGCCCTGCTGTAACCTCGAAGTTGCAGCTAGTGCTGAAGGAAATGTTTCCACTAAATCCAAAAAATCGATCTGCTCGGTCATTTCGGCAATATGTTGCCGCAGCATAGGTTCATCGTCGACGATGATACATTTCATTTTAATTTCTTCCATTGTCAATAGTTAGCTGTTAAGATCGATGGTCAGTTGTATAGTAAAACTGTTGTCAAGTTTATGGATTGTTAACGAATAGTTGTTTTCATATTGCAGTTCCAGTCTTTTTTTTACATTTTCCAGCCCTATGCCCGAGTGTCCTGTCGAAGCTAATTGCGGATAGTCCTGATAACTATTATTGATGTTGAATTGAAGTTTTCCTTCTTCCTCAACACAGGATAGCTCTATGCTTCCTTTTTGATTTGGAAGGCGGTTTACGTGTTTAAATGCGTTTTCGACAAAACAGATAAGCATCAATGGTGCAATATATAAATCCTTTGAAGATTGATTCCATGAACAGCTTACATCCAGTTCGTTACCCCACCGCATTTTTTCTATGGCTATAAAATCCTGTAAATATTGCAGTTCGCGTGTTAAAAGTACGAGCGGTTGGTTGCACTCATAGAGCTGATACCTCAGAATGTCCGAAAATTTCAGAAGCAAATAATCGGCCATTTCCACATTCTTTTTCATGAGGATATGAATATGGTTCAAGACATTAAACATAAAATGAGGATTGACCTGATCCTGCAAAAATTTTACCTGACTTTCAAGAAAATTCTGCTGCAATTGACCATGGATACGTTGAATATCTGCATGTTCCTGATAAAATCTAATTCCGCAGGCCGTACCATTGATCAGTAGGGAAGATGGAATTGCTTGATAGAAATGAGTGAGTATTAGCTCTGTCCGTTCATGGTTAGCTATTCCTTCTTTGGTGAGAATGAAATAGAAATCTATACTTCCAATTAAAATAGCTAAAATAACTACAAAAAGCACTGCTTTTAGTACAAAAGGTTTCATTTGTTGAGCCTTGATCGCTCGTGGTAGAAC
The Sphingobacterium multivorum genome window above contains:
- a CDS encoding LytR/AlgR family response regulator transcription factor — protein: MEEIKMKCIIVDDEPMLRQHIAEMTEQIDFLDLVETFPSALAATSRLQQGDIDLIFLDINMPYLNGIDFLDSLENPPLCIFITAYSEYALEGFRLQAVDYLLKPIIFQRFYQASTKAYQLFVQRNKPLQESSPNDNMLFVRQGDAFVKISWTDILYAESMQNYTKLHFKERTITIHQTMLALEEALPGNHFFRIHKSYLVNVNHIDIITGGRVYIQEQELPISRTKREELLQNVVFKKLLSR
- a CDS encoding DUF6268 family outer membrane beta-barrel protein; the encoded protein is MRKQVLCAVILSGFTTLAAHAQNAVSGQVTVDYVPLSNYIRPEDSVKTGSKSDFRRIQFNLEVPLSTKIDSFGNIKRWSWKIGAAYAKMENRGYEEPLFPTEMLNAEMGLQYLTSLRKNWSLLTFASVGIYSDLVKVNGKDVLGQGGVLFIKKFRPNLAFGFGPVLSNSFGVPMILPGLYFDWKTNGKVKFNVNFPQGLSASYNLNELVDLRAVVNLDGMTAEREKNGKSTLAGFMLLTAGLQPQFNLGKSLKLQLTGGSTLARLYVENDRSLKSLFKNKSQADPRFSPTFYTSVALKWNMP
- a CDS encoding sensor histidine kinase; the encoded protein is MTSSIIVSQWLSDRVLPRAIKAQQMKPFVLKAVLFVVILAILIGSIDFYFILTKEGIANHERTELILTHFYQAIPSSLLINGTACGIRFYQEHADIQRIHGQLQQNFLESQVKFLQDQVNPHFMFNVLNHIHILMKKNVEMADYLLLKFSDILRYQLYECNQPLVLLTRELQYLQDFIAIEKMRWGNELDVSCSWNQSSKDLYIAPLMLICFVENAFKHVNRLPNQKGSIELSCVEEEGKLQFNINNSYQDYPQLASTGHSGIGLENVKKRLELQYENNYSLTIHKLDNSFTIQLTIDLNS